In Mercurialis annua linkage group LG6, ddMerAnnu1.2, whole genome shotgun sequence, the following are encoded in one genomic region:
- the LOC126653691 gene encoding uncharacterized protein LOC126653691 isoform X1 yields MEFDEYDYLEKTVENPEPHKSKETANGSDVAMKSSDKDGSRSSKHRRSEKDDGDDDHRRSKRSKSRDESRDHDRHKDRESSRHRSRSRDGERDRHRSSREHKDRDRGRGREKDREREERNGKERDRERERKERDRESERDKRERDRESERDKEREREQSRRSRSRSVRHQSADAKEREKSRDRELREREKEVEPRERDRDSRRYREKKEDAVEPEADPERDQRTVFAYQICLKADERDVYEFFSRAGKVRDVRLIMDRNSRRSKGVGYIEFYDVMSVPMAIALSGQPLLSQPVMVKPSEAEKNLVQSTTTVNTGAGPYSGGARRLYVGNLHFNITEDQLRQVFEPFGIVELVQLPLDETGHCKGFGFVQFARLEDAKNALNLNGQVEIAGRPIKVSTVTDQAGMLEGGANAGDFDDDDGGGLSLNARSRALLMQKLDRSGTASSFTASLGTSIASTGHAGSVAPILGAASVLPPVAAPLMPGVVPGLPGLPGTVQLGGAIPSVETVGVPSECLLLKNMFDPTAETEPDFDLDIKEDVQDECSKFGRLKHIFVDKNTAGFVYLQFEDTQSAMNAQRALHGRWFAGKMITATYMVPEMYEAQFPESR; encoded by the exons ATGGAGTTTGATGAGTATGATTACTTGGAGAAAACAGTTGAAAATCCTGAACCCCATAAGTCTAAGGAAACTGCCAATGGGAGTGATGTTGCTATGAAGTCCAGTGATAAAGATGGCAGCCGCAGTTCTAAACATAGGCGTAGCGAGAAAGATGATGGGGATGATGACCATCGTCGCTCAAAGCGCTCAAAATCTAGGGATGAATCTCGTGATCATGATCGGCATAAAGATCGGGAGTCATCTCGTCATCGATCACGATCTAGAGATGGAGAGAGGGATCGGCATCGTAGTAGCCGGGAACATAAAGATAGGGATAGAGGTAGAGGGAGGGAGAAagatagagagagagaggagaGAAATGGGAAAGAGCGAGACAGAGAACGGGAACGGAAAGAGCGTGATCGTGAAAGTGAAAGGGACAAGAGAGAGCGTGATCGTGAAAGTGAAAGAGACAAGGAGAGGGAAAGAGAGCAATCTCGCCGTAGCAGAAGCAGATCTGTTCGGCATCAAAGTGCGGATGCAAAGGAAAGAGAGAAAAGCCGGGACAGGGAGttaagagaaagagaaaaagaggtGGAGCCCAGAGAACGTGACCGTGACAGCag AAGATATAGGGAGAAAAAGGAAGACGCTGTTGAGCCAGAAGCTGATCCTGAACGGGATCAGAGAACTGTATTCGCCTACCAG ATATGTTTAAAGGCAGATGAGAGAGATGTCTACGAATTTTTCTCTAGGGCCGGCAAG GTGCGAGATGTCCGGCTCATAATGGATCGTAATTCAAGACGGTCAAAAGGAGTAGG GTATATAGAGTTTTATGATGTTATGTCAGTGCCTATGGCCATCGCTCTTTCCGGGCAACCTCTTCTTAGCCAACCTGTAATGGTGAAACCCTCGGAAGCCGAAAAAAATCTTGTTCAGTCTACTACCACTGTGAATACCGGGGCTGGTCCGTACTCTGGAGGAGCCAGAAGGTTGTATGTTGGCAATCTGCATTTCAACATAACTGAAGATCAACTTCGTCAG GTTTTTGAACCATTTGGTATTGTGGAGTTAGTGCAATTGCCTCTTGATGAAACTGGGCACTGCAAAGGCTTCGGGTTTGTTCAG TTTGCGCGTCTTGAAGATGCTAAGAATGCCTTAAATTTGAACGGCCAAGTGGAGATTGCAGGCCGGCCAATAAAG gtgTCCACAGTGACAGATCAAGCGGGAATGCTAGAGGGTGGGGCGAATGCTGGTGattttgatgatgatgatggtggtggCTTG TCTCTTAATGCACGTTCTCGAGCACTTTTGATGCAGAAGTTGGATCGCAGTGGCACCGCCTCAAG CTTTACTGCTTCATTGGGAACATCTATTGCCAGTACAGGCCATGCAGGATCAGTAGCACCAATCCTTGGTGCTGCATCTGTTTTACCCCCTGTTGCTGCTCCACTTATGCCAGGCGTTGTTCCTGGTCTACCTGGACTTCCAGGTACTGTGCAGCTTGGTGGCGCTATTCCTTCTGTGGAGACAGTTGGTGTTCCAAGTGAATGTTTATTGCTGAAGaatatgtttgatccgactgcAGAG ACGGAACCGGACTTTGATTTGGATATTAAAGAAGATGTTCAAGATGAATGCTCCAAATTCGGGCGTCTGAAGCATATTTTTGTAGACAA GAATACTGCTGGATTTGTGTATCTGCAATTTGAGGATACACAATCTGCTATGAATGCGCAACGTGCCCTACATGGTCGATGGTTTGCTGGCAAGATGATTACTGCAACATACATG GTGCCCGAAATGTACGAAGCTCAATTCCCAGAAAGCAGATAG
- the LOC130014706 gene encoding probable LRR receptor-like serine/threonine-protein kinase At3g47570: MGIFGRSLVVITIHLFSIFTLLHAATNETDRLALLEFKAKITDPLGVMTSWNSSHHFCQWYGVVCGRQHRQRVAVLRLHSLKLSGSISPHIGNLSFLRKLYLYNNSFSYEIPPEIGHLRRLQVLYLSNNSLGGKIPSNLSSCSNLNILNLNGNQLIGEIPRELTLLTRLKDLSLGKNNLTGTIPLSIANLTSLEYLFLGGNNLHGVIPEFIGQLKNLSTLALFNNQFSGTIHSSIFNLSLIEAFDVGNNYLEGTLPLSLGVSLPYLQFFSIVLNQFSGSIPSSISNASNLESFQVTVNKLTGVVPAFGKLNKLSVLSLGQNLFGNGKDDDLKFLHGLTNATRLRQLELGVNNFGGMLPKQIANFSRELESIYIHNNQIHGNIPTGIDSLINLNLFIASNNNISGTIPSGVGKLKNLAKLYLFSNDLTGNIPSSLGNLTNLIQIYLHDNQLQGNIPSSLGNCKQLLALHLSNNNLTGLIPPQIFEISSLSMGIDLSTNRLHGSLPNQVGNLKQLGILYLDNNMLSGHVPSDLGGCMSLEALSISHNFFQGSIPSSLSALRGLQFLNLSYNNVSGQIPSFLVNFSLLALDISHNDFEGMVPIEGIFNNASATSIVGNKRLCGGISEFRLPSCKSDQKPKRKRRRTVIITVSAFTGILASILGCLFLWFSRKRRKDSSSCDSENANLLRLSYQNLLKATNEFSLDNLIGSGGFGSVYKGILEQDGLVIAVKVLNLMRRGASKSFLAECEVLRNVRHRNLVKVITACSSVDYAGNDFKALVYEFMDNGSLDDWLHPTHHPRNLTIVQRLNIAIDVSSALEYLHCHAGILPIVHSDLKPSNVLLDKEMTAHVSDFGLVKFLHKEMINSTPNQSTSLADVGTIGYCPPEYGMGNVASTSGDIFSFGILLLEMFTGKRPTDDTFKEGLSLHDFVRSSLPEQVTDITDPTFLQMEEEPLSHFHYSRNIMRKNRLIECLISVLDIGILCSSKSPQERLNIGDVVTQLSSIKKQVTDDNRLDMNGDGMRSN; the protein is encoded by the exons atggGGATTTTTGGCAGGAGCCTTGTTGTTATTACTATTCATCTCTTTTCAATATTTACCTTACTTCATGCTGCAACCAATGAGACGGATCGACTAGCTTTGCTCGAATTCAAGGCTAAAATTACTGACCCTCTTGGTGTCATGACTTCATGGAATAGCTCACATCATTTTTGCCAATGGTACGGCGTCGTATGCGGACGCCAACATCGCCAAAGAGTTGCAGTGTTACGTCTACACTCTCTGAAACTTTCAGGTTCTATATCACCACATATTGGCAATTTAAGCTTTCTAAGAAAATTATATCTCTATAATAACAGCTTCAGCTATGAGATTCCTCCTGAAATTGGCCATTTGCGCAGACTGCAAGTATTGTATCTTTCAAATAACTCACTTGGCGGCAAAATTCCTTCAAACTTATCTTCTTGTTCTAATCTTAATATCTTGAATTTAAATGGCAACCAGCTAATAGGTGAAATCCCTAGAGAGCTTACCTTGTTGACGAGGCTGAAAGATTTATCTTTGGGCAAAAACAACTTAACAGGAACTATCCCTCTGTCTATTGCAAATCTAACATCTCTTGAGTATCTCTTCCTGGGTGGAAACAATTTGCATGGAGTTATACCTGAATTCATAGGTCAACTAAAGAATTTGAGCACTTTAGCTCTTTTCAATAATCAATTTTCAGGAACCATCCATTCTTCAATCTTTAATCTCTCTTTGATTGAGGCTTTTGACGTGGGTAACAATTATTTAGAGGGGACTCTTCCGTTAAGCTTAGGTGTGTCTCTTCCGTATCTCCAATTcttttcaattgttttaaaccAATTCAGTGGATCCATTCCATCTTCAATTTCTAATGCATCAAATTTGGAATCCTTTCAAGTAACCGTTAATAAGCTTACTGGAGTTGTACCTGCTTTTGGAAAGTTGAATAAACTCTCAGTGCTTTCGCTTGGTCAAAACCTTTTTGGAAATGGAAAAGATGATGACTTGAAGTTTCTACATGGTCTAACTAATGCCACTCGTTTAAGACAACTAGAGTTGGGAGTTAACAATTTTGGAGGGATGCTGCCTAAACAAATTGCTAACTTTTCTCGGGAACTCGAGAGTATCTACATCCACAACAATCAAATACATGGAAATATCCCAACTGGTATAGACTCCCTTATAAACTTGAATCTATTCATTGCATCAAACAACAATATCTCAGGTACTATCCCTTCTGGTGTTGGAAAACTCAAGAATTTAGCAAAACTTTATTTGTTCAGTAATGATTTAACTGGAAATATTCCATCGTCTTTAGGAAATTTgacaaatttgattcaaatttatttacatGACAATCAACTTCAAGGTAATATCCCTTCAAGTTTAGGGAATTGCAAACAGTTACTAGCGTTACATCTTTCCAATAACAATCTTACAGGTCTCATACCTCcacaaatatttgaaatttcttCATTATCAATGGGAATTGATTTATCTACCAATCGTTTGCATGGTTCCCTTCCTAACCAAGTAGGAAACTTGAAACAACTGGGAATATTATATCTTGATAACAACATGCTATCAGGACATGTTCCTAGTGATCTTGGTGGTTGCATGAGTCTAGAGGCATTATCAATCAGTCACAACTTCTTCCAAGGGTCTATTCCTTCTTCTTTAAGCGCATTGAGAGGCCTTCAGTTCTTGAATCTTTCCTACAACAATGTTTCGGGACAGATTCCAAGTTTCTTAGTGAACTTTAGTTTATTAGCATTGGATATTTCGCATAATGATTTTGAAGGTATGGTGCCAATAGAAGGAATTTTTAATAATGCAAGTGCAACATCAATAGTCGGAAACAAGAGATTATGTGGTGGCATAAGTGAATTTCGCCTTCCTTCATGCAAATCTGATCAGAAACCGAAAAGAAAACGACGACGAACTGTAATAATTACAGTTTCAGCGTTTACAGGAATATTAGCATCAATACTTGGTTGCTTATTTCTGTGGTTTTCAAGAAAGAGGAGAAAAGATTCATCGTCGTGCGATTCTGAGAATGCTAATTTATTGAGACTTTCTTATCAAAATCTCCTTAAAGCGACGAATGAATTTTCTTTGGATAATTTAATTGGTTCGGGTGGATTTGGGTCTGTATATAAAGGAATTCTTGAGCAAGACGGACTTGTAATTGCAGTGAAAGTGCTTAATCTTATGCGTCGAGGAGCTTCAAAGAGTTTCTTAGCTGAATGCGAAGTGTTAAGGAATGTCAGACATAGAAATCTTGTCAAAGTAATCACTGCTTGTTCTAGTGTTGATTATGCCGGCAACGATTTCAAAGCTTTGGTTTATGAGTTCATGGATAACGGGAGCTTAGACGATTGGCTGCATCCAACACATCATCCGAGGAATTTAACCATTGTTCAAAGGTTGAATATTGCGATTGATGTAAGTTCCGCTTTGGAGTATCTCCATTGTCATGCAGGGATATTGCCGATTGTTCATAGTGATCTAAAGCCAAGCAATGTTCTTCTTGATAAAGAAATGACCGCACATGTAAGTGACTTTGGGTTAGTCAAGTTCCTTCATAAGGAGATGATTAATTCTACTCCAAATCAGTCCACCTCTCTTGCAGATGTAGGAACTATTGGTTACTGCCCCCCAG AGTATGGCATGGGAAATGTTGCTTCTACATCAGGTGACATATTTAGTTTTGGTATACTCTTGTTGGAGATGTTCACCGGAAAGAGACCAACTGATGACACGTTTAAAGAGGGACTAAGCCTCCATGACTTTGTCAGAAGTTCTTTGCCTGAGCAAGTGACAGACATTACAGATCCCACTTTTCTTCAAATGGAGGAAGAACCATTGAGTCATTTTCATTATTCCAGGAACATCATGAGAAAAAATAGACTTATTGAGTGCTTGATTTCAGTACTCGATATTGGAATATTATGTTCTTCTAAATCACCACAAGAACGCTTGAATATTGGTGATGTTGTTACTCAACTCTCTTCTATCAAAAAACAAGTCACCGATGACAATag GTTGGATATGAATGGAGATGGAATGCGATCAAACTGA
- the LOC130015676 gene encoding F-box/kelch-repeat protein At3g06240-like: protein MLHSNRSIYPYSVSKLQCQYSMHFDNKDFDQLLSVRPLFNEAEVYTNEVVGSSNGLVCLFCVYENNNQFISVIKYSQYIDKLVIWNPFIRKSFMIPERPCCSPPLGSSDSKLIGFGFDSRLNDYKLLVAHYLISSIKGVVLYSLNSNSWKKITNATPSCRYYIDFFYSSAFVVDGRFYWPMLNKNLRKMLLVFDLRDEMFGEISLPAYLENDRSTNLTIKTFGESSIAVIVRNGFYEYDIWVMKEYETREWMKLARVGKRWREFSNLLEFRDNGEMLIYFFKRQRLASYSLNGHMKNLLAWRGEKDGRWPSFAYRCVESLALLDKGNDS from the coding sequence ATGCTTCACTCTAATAGATCTATCTACCCATATTCAGTTTCAAAATTACAGTGCCAATACTCTATGCATTTCGACAACAAAGATTTCGATCAGCTCCTATCTGTCCGACCACTCTTCAACGAAGCCGAAGTCTATACTAATGAAGTGGTCGGCTCGAGTAATGGTCTTGTCTGCCTCTTTTGTGTCTATGAAAACAATAACCAGTTTATAAGTGTTATCAAATACAGCCAGTACATAGACAAGTTGGTTATTTGGAACCCTTTCATTAGAAAATCTTTTATGATACCTGAACGTCCTTGCTGTTCTCCTCCTTTAGGTTCGTCTGATTCAAAATTAATCGGGTTTGGCTTTGATTCAAGATTGAATGATTACAAATTATTAGTGGCTCATTATTTGATTAGCTCTATTAAGGGCGTGGTTCTCTATTCACTCAATTCTAATTCTTGGAAGAAAATCACTAATGCTACTCCCAGCTGTAGATATtacatagattttttttattcctcAGCTTTTGTCGTCGATGGTAGATTCTACTGGCCAATGCTTAATAAGAATTTGAGGAAGATGTTACTAGTCTTTGACTTAAGAGATGAGATGTTTGGAGAGATATCATTGCCTGCATATTTAGAAAATGACCGCAGTACAAATTTGacaattaaaacgtttggagAATCATCCATTGCAGTTATTGTTCGAAATGGTTTCTATGAGTATGATATATGGGTGATGAAAGAGTACGAGACTCGCGAATGGATGAAGTTGGCAAGAGTCGGAAAACGCTGGAGAGAATTTTCAAATCTACTTGAGTTTAGAGATAATGGTGAAatgttgatttatttttttaaaaggcaACGTTTAGCCTCGTATTCTTTAAATGGACACATGAAGAATCTATTGGCTTGGCGCGGTGAGAAAGATGGAAGATGGCCTTCTTTTGCTTATAGGTGTGTGGAGAGCCTAGCATTACTTGACAAAGGTAATGATTCATGA
- the LOC126653691 gene encoding uncharacterized protein LOC126653691 isoform X2, whose amino-acid sequence MDRNSRRSKGVGYIEFYDVMSVPMAIALSGQPLLSQPVMVKPSEAEKNLVQSTTTVNTGAGPYSGGARRLYVGNLHFNITEDQLRQVFEPFGIVELVQLPLDETGHCKGFGFVQFARLEDAKNALNLNGQVEIAGRPIKVSTVTDQAGMLEGGANAGDFDDDDGGGLSLNARSRALLMQKLDRSGTASSFTASLGTSIASTGHAGSVAPILGAASVLPPVAAPLMPGVVPGLPGLPGTVQLGGAIPSVETVGVPSECLLLKNMFDPTAETEPDFDLDIKEDVQDECSKFGRLKHIFVDKNTAGFVYLQFEDTQSAMNAQRALHGRWFAGKMITATYMVPEMYEAQFPESR is encoded by the exons ATGGATCGTAATTCAAGACGGTCAAAAGGAGTAGG GTATATAGAGTTTTATGATGTTATGTCAGTGCCTATGGCCATCGCTCTTTCCGGGCAACCTCTTCTTAGCCAACCTGTAATGGTGAAACCCTCGGAAGCCGAAAAAAATCTTGTTCAGTCTACTACCACTGTGAATACCGGGGCTGGTCCGTACTCTGGAGGAGCCAGAAGGTTGTATGTTGGCAATCTGCATTTCAACATAACTGAAGATCAACTTCGTCAG GTTTTTGAACCATTTGGTATTGTGGAGTTAGTGCAATTGCCTCTTGATGAAACTGGGCACTGCAAAGGCTTCGGGTTTGTTCAG TTTGCGCGTCTTGAAGATGCTAAGAATGCCTTAAATTTGAACGGCCAAGTGGAGATTGCAGGCCGGCCAATAAAG gtgTCCACAGTGACAGATCAAGCGGGAATGCTAGAGGGTGGGGCGAATGCTGGTGattttgatgatgatgatggtggtggCTTG TCTCTTAATGCACGTTCTCGAGCACTTTTGATGCAGAAGTTGGATCGCAGTGGCACCGCCTCAAG CTTTACTGCTTCATTGGGAACATCTATTGCCAGTACAGGCCATGCAGGATCAGTAGCACCAATCCTTGGTGCTGCATCTGTTTTACCCCCTGTTGCTGCTCCACTTATGCCAGGCGTTGTTCCTGGTCTACCTGGACTTCCAGGTACTGTGCAGCTTGGTGGCGCTATTCCTTCTGTGGAGACAGTTGGTGTTCCAAGTGAATGTTTATTGCTGAAGaatatgtttgatccgactgcAGAG ACGGAACCGGACTTTGATTTGGATATTAAAGAAGATGTTCAAGATGAATGCTCCAAATTCGGGCGTCTGAAGCATATTTTTGTAGACAA GAATACTGCTGGATTTGTGTATCTGCAATTTGAGGATACACAATCTGCTATGAATGCGCAACGTGCCCTACATGGTCGATGGTTTGCTGGCAAGATGATTACTGCAACATACATG GTGCCCGAAATGTACGAAGCTCAATTCCCAGAAAGCAGATAG